The proteins below are encoded in one region of Dioscorea cayenensis subsp. rotundata cultivar TDr96_F1 chromosome 18, TDr96_F1_v2_PseudoChromosome.rev07_lg8_w22 25.fasta, whole genome shotgun sequence:
- the LOC120282828 gene encoding 3-ketoacyl-CoA synthase 5-like, translating into MATQSLLPPPPPPPEFSAKAILNLNRLLITLLPNKILFLSFFILLPLTSILTQSTRTPTIVLSLPTIHHVSLLALFLLLLLLLPIRYFKSSPSPVYILDFTCFKPPITCRVPHATFLEHSRLLVDENSVRFQMRILERSGIGEETGLPPPSLYLPPKASLEGSRAESEQVIFSCIDELLITTSFDPKHIDILVLDSNNFSPTPSLTSMIVNKYKLNTNVLTFNLSGMGCSASPISLGLAKDLLQVYPNSNALVVSAQIIVSPNWYMGSERSMLIPNCLFRMGGAAILMTNRRSERRHAKYQLHHVVRTHTGTDDKAYRCVYQLEDSQGRQGVSLEKDVMPISAEALKINISNLGPLVLPRSEQLHYIFSLLVHKIINPKRKIYVPDFKKAFDHFCVHAGGRAIIDEVEKNLKLTSEQVEASRMTLYRFGNTSSCSIWYELGYIEAKGKMKKGDRVWQLGLGSGFKCNSAVLECLNNISLPVKSGAWADCIDRFPVEIPKIIKF; encoded by the coding sequence ATGGCAACACAATCACtacttcctcctcctcctccacctccaGAGTTCTCGGCCAAAGCCATCCTAAACTTGAATAGACTCCTCATCACCCTCCTCCCAAACAAAATCCTCTTCTTGTCCTTCTTCATCCTCCTGCCTCTCACTTCCATCCTCACTCAATCCACTCGAACCCCAACCATCGTCCTCTCCCTCCCTACCATCCATCACGTCTCCCTACTCgccctcttcctcctcctcctcctcctccttcccaTCCGCTACTTCAAATCCTCCCCTTCACCAGTCTATATCCTCGACTTCACCTGCTTCAAACCCCCCATCACCTGCCGCGTCCCACATGCCACATTCCTCGAACACAGCCGCCTTCTTGTTGATGAAAATAGTGTACGTTTCCAAATGCGCATCCTTGAACGCTCCGGCATAGGCGAAGAAACCGGTCTCCCTCCACCTTCTCTCTACCTCCCTCCCAAAGCCTCCCTTGAAGGATCCCGCGCCGAATCCGAGCAAGTCATCTTCTCTTGCATCGACGAACTACTCATCACTACCTCTTTCGATCCTAAACACATAGACATCCTTGTCCTCGATTCCAACAACTTCTCTCCTACCCCTTCTCTCACCTCCATGATCGTCAACAAGTACAAGCTCAACACCAATGTCCTCACCTTCAACCTCTCAGGCATGGGCTGCAGTGCTAGCCCTATCTCTCTTGGCCTTGCTAAAGATCTCCTTCAAGTCTACCCTAACTCCAATGCACTCGTCGTCTCCGCCCAGATCATTGTTTCTCCAAACTGGTACATGGGCTCTGAACGTTCCATGCTTATACCTAACTGTTTGTTTCGCATGGGTGGAGCTGCCATCCTAATGACAAACCGAAGATCAGAGCGCCGGCACGCCAAGTACCAGCTTCACCACGTCGTGCGCACGCACACTGGCACTGACGACAAAGCCTACAGGTGTGTCTACCAACTAGAAGACTCACAAGGAAGACAGGGCGTTTCTTTAGAGAAAGATGTCATGCCTATCTCTGCCGAAGCTCTCAAGATCAACATTAGTAACTTGGGGCCATTAGTCTTACCACGATCCGAACAGCTTCATTATATATTTAGCCTTCTTGTTCACAAAATCATAAATCCTAAAAGGAAGATTTATGTGCCGGACTTCAAGAAGGCGTTTGATCACTTCTGCGTGCACGCCGGAGGGAGAGCCATCATTGATGAGGTGGAGAAGAACTTGAAACTTACGTCGGAGCAAGTGGAAGCTTCCAGGATGACGCTGTATAGATTCGGTAACACTTCTAGTTGTTCTATTTGGTATGAGCTTGGGTACATTGAGGCTAAGGGGAAGATGAAGAAAGGTGATCGAGTGTGGCAGTTGGGGCTGGGGAGTGGATTCAAATGTAACAGTGCAGTGTTGGAGTGCTTGAACAACATTAGTTTGCCAGTAAAGAGTGGTGCTTGGGCTGATTGCATTGATAGGTTTCCTGTTGAGATCCCAAAAATTATCAAGTTCTAA